From Pseudovibrio sp. Tun.PSC04-5.I4, a single genomic window includes:
- a CDS encoding IS256 family transposase: MTDDSVIPLVQPGEFQDALTEVLRSGAQQLLRAAIESEVMSVLSLYSDLKLPDGRQRVVRHGHLPERQVQTGVGPVTVSKPRIRDRDENAEEKIHYHSNLLPNYLRRSTSLDELIPALYLRGVSTNDVQQALSALLGVDAPNLSPDVIRGLVKSWRSLWEEWKTRDLSARNYVYMWADGIYLKARGERESRCILVLIGATPEGKKELIGFDDGYREDTQSWRELLLALKARGLQIEPKLAVGDGALGFWAALREVFGTTKAQRCWVHKTMNVLSKMPKSLQAKAKKDLQDIWMAENRADAETAFDLFIEKFEVKYPKATQCLAKDRIELLAFYDFPAEHWGHIRTTNPIESTFATVRHRTRQTKNCLSRDTAMPMVFMLIKAAEKRWQKLRGKNQLPKIIQGVIFTNGIESDANQNHAA, encoded by the coding sequence ATGACAGATGATAGTGTTATCCCGCTTGTGCAGCCAGGGGAATTTCAAGATGCGCTCACGGAAGTTTTGCGTTCGGGTGCACAGCAACTTTTGCGAGCGGCCATTGAGAGTGAAGTCATGAGCGTGCTTTCGCTTTACTCGGACTTAAAATTACCAGATGGCCGTCAGCGGGTGGTCCGGCATGGGCATTTGCCAGAGCGCCAGGTCCAAACTGGGGTTGGGCCTGTCACGGTCAGCAAACCTCGGATCCGGGATCGAGATGAGAATGCAGAAGAGAAAATTCATTACCATTCCAATCTGTTACCTAATTATCTGCGCCGTTCAACCAGTCTTGATGAATTGATCCCAGCGCTCTATTTGCGTGGGGTTTCCACCAATGATGTTCAGCAAGCTTTAAGTGCTTTGTTGGGTGTTGATGCTCCCAACCTTTCGCCGGATGTCATCCGCGGCCTTGTCAAAAGCTGGCGATCTTTATGGGAAGAGTGGAAAACTCGAGACCTGTCAGCGCGCAACTACGTTTATATGTGGGCAGATGGCATCTATCTGAAAGCCCGGGGAGAACGGGAAAGTCGCTGTATTCTGGTGTTGATCGGGGCAACACCGGAAGGCAAGAAAGAGCTGATTGGCTTTGATGATGGCTACCGGGAAGATACTCAGAGCTGGCGGGAACTATTGCTTGCTCTCAAAGCTCGTGGCCTGCAGATCGAACCGAAATTAGCAGTGGGAGATGGTGCTCTGGGTTTCTGGGCGGCATTGCGGGAAGTCTTTGGCACAACAAAAGCTCAACGCTGCTGGGTCCACAAGACAATGAACGTCCTAAGCAAAATGCCTAAATCCTTGCAGGCCAAAGCGAAAAAGGATCTACAGGATATCTGGATGGCGGAAAATCGTGCAGATGCAGAGACGGCTTTTGATCTTTTCATAGAGAAATTTGAGGTTAAATACCCCAAAGCCACGCAATGCCTTGCCAAGGATAGGATCGAACTGTTGGCTTTTTATGACTTTCCTGCTGAGCATTGGGGGCATATCAGAACCACCAATCCAATTGAATCAACCTTTGCAACTGTGCGCCATAGAACAAGGCAAACCAAGAATTGCCTCTCCCGGGATACTGCAATGCCAATGGTCTTCATGCTGATCAAGGCAGCGGAGAAGCGCTGGCAGAAATTGAGAGGCAAAAATCAATTGCCTAAGATAATACAGGGTGTCATCTTCACGAATGGCATCGAGAGTGATGCAAACCAAAATCACGCCGCGTGA
- a CDS encoding phytanoyl-CoA dioxygenase family protein, which translates to MPSSLITQDHIDTYQREGVVLIKGLFKDHVDLIRAGIERNMTEPGEYAAENLHKGESGRFFDDYCNWMRIPEFAEVVRTSPAAEAAADLMQSQTTQMFHDHVLVKEPGTTKATPWHQDGPYYFVEGQQTVSFWSPMDAVENATLRCVAGSHLWEKAVLPTRWLSEQNFYADSDAYMPVPDPDVEGMPIREWTMEPGDAVAFNYYVLHGARGNTTNQRRRAFSLRLLGDDARYIERPGKTSPPFPGHDMKPGQALREDWFPIL; encoded by the coding sequence ATGCCTTCTTCGCTCATAACTCAAGATCACATCGACACCTATCAGCGCGAGGGTGTCGTGCTGATCAAAGGACTGTTCAAGGATCATGTTGACCTGATCCGGGCCGGTATTGAGCGAAACATGACAGAGCCCGGCGAGTACGCAGCAGAGAACCTCCACAAAGGCGAGAGCGGTCGTTTTTTTGATGATTACTGCAACTGGATGCGTATTCCGGAGTTTGCAGAGGTGGTGCGCACGTCACCGGCAGCAGAGGCTGCTGCGGACCTGATGCAATCTCAAACCACACAGATGTTCCATGACCATGTCTTGGTGAAAGAGCCGGGTACGACCAAGGCGACCCCTTGGCATCAGGATGGTCCCTACTATTTTGTCGAGGGGCAACAGACTGTCAGCTTCTGGTCTCCAATGGATGCCGTTGAGAACGCGACCCTGCGCTGTGTCGCAGGCTCTCACCTCTGGGAAAAAGCAGTCCTGCCAACCCGCTGGCTCTCGGAACAAAACTTCTATGCTGATAGTGATGCGTATATGCCAGTACCGGATCCAGACGTGGAAGGCATGCCGATCCGCGAATGGACTATGGAACCGGGTGATGCCGTCGCCTTCAATTACTACGTCCTGCACGGTGCGCGAGGCAATACAACCAACCAACGTCGCCGCGCATTCTCATTGCGATTGCTAGGGGATGATGCCAGATACATTGAACGTCCTGGCAAAACCTCACCACCATTTCCAGGTCACGATATGAAGCCCGGTCAAGCCCTGCGCGAAGACTGGTTCCCAATCCTCTAA
- a CDS encoding CesT family type III secretion system chaperone encodes MAENIAFQDQVRSFVSGLGLDLPEPCDGAYFFSVDDRCHLILCQHHDAFIMMALTSGLRKVDLSQEQALMLLQHNGNAFTQPHIIASITGQRVTHWTEIAVTGSVEAMQTAFDRLLDANERLERAQPRAAEEDSEEFHIPLPKFGSDMVIIGS; translated from the coding sequence ATGGCTGAGAATATTGCGTTTCAAGATCAGGTACGGTCCTTTGTGTCAGGCCTTGGCTTGGATCTTCCAGAGCCATGTGACGGAGCTTATTTCTTCTCCGTCGACGACCGTTGTCATCTGATCCTGTGCCAACATCATGACGCCTTCATCATGATGGCGCTGACAAGTGGTTTGCGCAAAGTGGACCTTTCTCAGGAACAAGCGTTGATGCTTTTGCAGCACAACGGCAATGCATTTACGCAACCGCATATCATTGCCTCCATCACCGGGCAGCGGGTGACGCATTGGACCGAGATTGCCGTGACAGGCAGTGTTGAGGCTATGCAAACAGCCTTTGACAGACTTCTCGATGCCAATGAGCGGCTGGAACGAGCGCAGCCCCGTGCGGCAGAAGAAGACTCCGAAGAGTTCCATATCCCCCTCCCGAAGTTTGGCTCGGACATGGTCATTATTGGCTCCTGA
- a CDS encoding YHS domain-containing (seleno)protein yields the protein MFKSLTIVSVLLASVAAQSTAVFAADEYNVSSGITAVGAPLALHGVDPVAFIQSGRPVEGAAELASTHDGAAYYFSTAENKKAFDANPEAFVPQNGGFCTFGVSVGKKFDGNPSYSAVIDKKLYVFLNKEVYDAFNKNRAGTISNASDQWAQIRSVEVEKL from the coding sequence ATGTTTAAGAGTCTCACCATTGTATCCGTATTGTTGGCAAGTGTTGCTGCTCAGAGCACCGCCGTTTTTGCAGCTGATGAATACAACGTTTCATCAGGCATCACAGCTGTCGGCGCTCCACTTGCATTGCACGGCGTGGATCCAGTCGCGTTTATCCAGTCAGGTCGTCCAGTTGAAGGTGCGGCAGAACTAGCATCCACACATGATGGCGCAGCCTACTACTTCTCTACTGCCGAGAACAAAAAGGCGTTTGATGCGAACCCAGAGGCCTTCGTGCCGCAAAATGGCGGGTTCTGCACCTTCGGCGTTTCTGTTGGCAAAAAGTTCGATGGTAATCCGTCTTATTCTGCCGTCATCGACAAGAAGCTCTACGTGTTCCTGAACAAAGAAGTTTATGACGCGTTCAACAAAAACCGTGCAGGTACAATCTCAAACGCTTCCGATCAGTGGGCACAAATTCGTAGCGTAGAGGTGGAGAAGCTTTAA
- the asd gene encoding archaetidylserine decarboxylase (Phosphatidylserine decarboxylase is synthesized as a single chain precursor. Generation of the pyruvoyl active site from a Ser is coupled to cleavage of a Gly-Ser bond between the larger (beta) and smaller (alpha chains). It is an integral membrane protein.), producing the protein MSEKQPIIVIDRVTGAQFEETVLGEKWIRWAYQDSSSSIIERLLFRSPVLSRLMGWYYDSPLSKGKIQGAIDELSIDTAEFADPQESFASFNEFFVRHLKEGTRLYDTAEDTIVSPADGRVLVFPKLDEDTFVPVKGHPFSIRRMLPGISKRFIGGSLAIVRLCPADYHRYHFPCAGEIVGSKDISGALHSVNPIALGAGPDVFGENKRSYTLLKTAKAGTICYVEVGAFGVGGIVNTKTTGHVEKMDEKGYFKFGGSTVVVVFEPNAITFSDDLVANSAAGKETLVKVGEPFATAL; encoded by the coding sequence ATGTCTGAGAAACAACCCATTATCGTGATTGACCGTGTAACAGGAGCACAGTTTGAGGAAACGGTTCTGGGCGAGAAGTGGATCCGCTGGGCCTATCAGGATTCAAGTTCCAGCATCATTGAACGCCTCTTGTTTCGGTCTCCAGTTCTCAGCAGGCTGATGGGCTGGTATTACGATAGCCCGCTCTCCAAAGGTAAAATCCAAGGCGCAATTGATGAACTGAGCATCGACACCGCTGAATTTGCCGATCCGCAGGAGAGTTTCGCTTCATTCAACGAATTCTTTGTCCGGCATTTGAAAGAGGGCACACGCCTTTACGATACCGCAGAGGATACAATCGTGAGTCCGGCTGATGGCCGTGTGTTGGTGTTCCCAAAACTGGATGAAGATACCTTCGTGCCAGTCAAAGGCCATCCCTTCTCGATCCGTAGGATGCTGCCGGGGATATCCAAGCGCTTCATCGGTGGGTCTCTTGCAATCGTCCGCCTGTGTCCAGCCGACTACCACCGCTACCACTTCCCGTGCGCTGGTGAGATCGTGGGAAGCAAAGATATCAGCGGCGCTCTTCATTCCGTAAACCCAATTGCGCTGGGTGCCGGGCCGGATGTCTTTGGCGAGAACAAACGCAGCTACACGCTTCTCAAAACCGCCAAGGCAGGCACTATATGCTACGTGGAAGTTGGCGCTTTTGGTGTGGGCGGCATCGTCAATACAAAGACAACAGGTCATGTCGAGAAAATGGACGAGAAGGGCTACTTCAAATTCGGCGGCTCTACGGTTGTTGTGGTTTTTGAACCGAACGCGATAACGTTCAGCGACGATTTGGTTGCCAACAGTGCTGCAGGCAAGGAAACCCTTGTCAAAGTTGGCGAGCCATTTGCAACCGCCCTGTAA
- a CDS encoding AraC family transcriptional regulator has protein sequence MLDTLSDILTRLSVKGTLYFRTSFSVPWGVAVPAYENVARFHFAHRGDCMVRIKESGEKVLLAQGDLLIIPHGAAHDLYCGRSDQEVILPLDRVLELSGYNGEGVLVYGGEQDERETQLICGHISLAPNARHLIFDQLPSYIHIANYGETAGRWMESTLRLIGDETGGTRLGGDLIALKMTEVLFAQALRTFIERDGEKHIGLAGFADPQLGRALNAFHKAPSRDWSVEGLAREAGLSRTGFATQFSSKMGLTPMQYLTSWRMQIAQQGLVDEHMSVSEVASLTGYASESAFTRVFKKEVGITPAAYRSAH, from the coding sequence ATGCTTGATACACTCAGTGACATCCTCACCCGCCTTTCAGTCAAAGGCACGCTTTACTTCCGCACTTCCTTTTCTGTGCCGTGGGGCGTTGCTGTGCCCGCCTATGAGAACGTGGCTCGGTTCCACTTTGCGCATCGTGGCGACTGCATGGTACGGATTAAGGAGAGCGGTGAGAAAGTCCTGTTGGCGCAGGGAGACCTGCTGATCATCCCTCACGGGGCTGCACATGATCTTTATTGTGGGCGCTCTGACCAAGAAGTCATTCTTCCGCTGGACCGCGTTCTAGAGCTTTCCGGCTACAATGGCGAGGGTGTTCTGGTTTATGGCGGGGAGCAGGATGAACGTGAGACGCAACTCATCTGCGGTCACATCTCGCTTGCACCGAATGCGCGCCATCTCATTTTTGATCAACTGCCCAGCTACATTCACATTGCCAATTACGGAGAAACCGCCGGACGCTGGATGGAATCCACGTTGCGATTGATTGGGGACGAAACCGGCGGCACGCGGCTTGGCGGGGATCTCATAGCCCTAAAAATGACCGAGGTCTTGTTTGCTCAAGCCTTGCGCACTTTTATTGAGCGTGACGGTGAAAAGCATATTGGCCTCGCCGGGTTTGCTGATCCGCAATTGGGCCGTGCACTTAATGCTTTCCATAAGGCTCCCTCACGGGATTGGAGCGTTGAAGGCTTGGCGCGCGAGGCTGGACTTTCCAGAACCGGGTTTGCAACACAGTTTTCCAGCAAGATGGGCCTAACGCCTATGCAGTATCTCACCAGTTGGCGTATGCAAATTGCTCAGCAGGGGCTGGTTGACGAACACATGAGCGTTTCAGAAGTAGCTTCCCTTACCGGATATGCCTCTGAATCGGCCTTTACGCGGGTCTTCAAAAAAGAAGTAGGCATCACACCTGCAGCTTATCGCAGCGCTCATTGA
- a CDS encoding glycerate kinase, producing the protein MSVDPKHFLRSLFDAAIASAQSEKCIPKFLPEPPKGRLVVIGAGKASAAMARTVEDHWQGDLEGLVITRYGYTVPCNTIEIVEAAHPVPDQAGLDGAKRILDLVSGLTEDDTVLCLISGGGSSLLPMPFGSLSLEDKQAINKALLRCGATISEMNCVRRHLSQIKGGRLAAACHPAKVVNLLISDVPGDDPINIASGPTVPDPTTCADALAIVECYRIALPPTALEILTAGEGETPDVDDIRLSTVETHMIATPQLALEAAAKLCEEQGIPAYILGDSIEGEACDVGVVMAGLAKQVALRGQPFKAPCVLLSGGETTVTLKGNGRGGRNVEFLLSLAIALDGQEGVFALAGDTDGVDGIEEIAGAYCDASTLERAWRQGINPRLSLANNDGHGFFGALGDGIITGPTLTNVNDFRAIFIKEI; encoded by the coding sequence ATGTCCGTTGATCCTAAACATTTTCTACGCAGCTTGTTTGATGCTGCAATTGCATCTGCACAATCGGAAAAGTGTATCCCGAAATTTCTGCCGGAACCGCCAAAAGGCCGTCTTGTTGTTATTGGAGCAGGCAAAGCCTCAGCTGCTATGGCTCGCACCGTTGAAGACCATTGGCAGGGAGATCTGGAAGGCCTTGTGATCACCAGATACGGCTACACCGTGCCATGTAATACCATCGAGATTGTAGAGGCGGCTCATCCAGTGCCAGATCAAGCAGGCCTTGATGGTGCCAAGCGGATACTGGATCTTGTCTCCGGTCTTACAGAGGACGACACAGTTCTTTGCCTAATCTCGGGCGGTGGCTCTTCTCTTCTTCCTATGCCGTTTGGCAGCCTGTCTCTGGAAGATAAGCAGGCTATTAACAAAGCGCTGCTTCGATGTGGTGCAACGATCAGTGAGATGAACTGTGTTCGTCGCCACCTATCGCAGATTAAGGGCGGGCGTTTAGCAGCGGCTTGTCATCCTGCGAAAGTTGTCAATCTGCTCATTTCTGATGTGCCGGGTGATGATCCAATCAACATCGCCTCAGGCCCAACCGTTCCAGACCCGACCACCTGCGCGGATGCCTTGGCTATTGTGGAGTGTTACAGGATCGCACTTCCACCTACAGCACTGGAAATTCTGACAGCTGGTGAAGGCGAAACACCTGATGTGGATGATATCCGACTTAGCACCGTTGAAACGCATATGATTGCGACGCCGCAACTCGCGCTAGAAGCTGCGGCAAAGCTTTGTGAGGAACAGGGAATTCCGGCTTACATACTGGGAGATAGCATTGAGGGAGAAGCCTGCGATGTTGGTGTGGTGATGGCGGGTCTGGCAAAACAGGTTGCCTTGCGCGGACAACCATTCAAAGCGCCTTGCGTCCTCCTCTCAGGAGGCGAAACCACTGTCACTCTTAAAGGTAATGGGCGCGGAGGCCGCAATGTGGAATTTCTGCTATCTCTCGCCATTGCGCTGGATGGCCAGGAGGGCGTTTTTGCACTTGCCGGTGATACAGACGGAGTTGATGGGATTGAGGAAATCGCAGGTGCCTACTGTGATGCTTCCACTCTTGAGCGAGCATGGCGTCAGGGCATCAATCCGCGGCTTTCTCTTGCAAACAATGATGGGCATGGTTTTTTTGGAGCGTTGGGTGATGGCATCATCACCGGGCCAACACTGACAAACGTGAATGATTTCCGAGCGATCTTTATCAAAGAGATTTAG